The DNA sequence TCACCACATTGGATAAATATAAGCTTGTGGTTGATTTGATTTCGACATCAGAAGTACATGTCTCAATGGCATTACTGATACAACCAGATCATGAATCACAATTGAAACATGCATTAGTTGAATTACGTAAAATGGGTACAGTTGATGTGACCAAAAAAATGACCATTGTTTCCTTAGTAGGTAAACAAATGGTAAATTTCATTGGTATTGCTGGTAATATGTTTAAAGTGCTAGCTGATGAAAAGATCAATATTGAAATGATCTCTCAAGGGGCCaatgaaatcaatatttcTGCGgttattaatgaaaaagataCTCTAAGAGCATTAAAATCCATTCATgctaaattattagaaggTGGTTCATCATTTGGTGATGTCCTGGCTGTGGATACACGTTTAGAAGCATTAAAACTCCTGTAGATAGACAAACattaaagaataaaaataataaaaatattaataatagtaaaAATGCTAACAAGCATAAATAAAACTATacatagaaaaaaaaaaaaaaagaaactgaAAACAAATCTCCTTATATTGccttcctttttttttttttttttttttttggaaacaaTGATTGAAGAGGAGAAGAATATAATCTCAGTTTATGAGTTTGCCCTAAATGTCAAAATCACCGGATTCTCTTCCACTAGTAGCACTGCCActcaatttttgttgttcatcaattaattcttcaaaatcttTAACCATGCCATCTAATAATTCAGTAGCCAATTTATGATAAGCCAATTGAGCTTTAatcaattccaaaaattCTTCCAAAGGTTTAGCATTTTCTAAAACATTTTGCATGATATTAATTGCATCTTCCACAGTATTGGCAAATTCATCTTCGGCATTTTCCATATCAACCCTTAATTTAGGTTCTTTTTGAGGATTTGTACAACTGGCCAAATTGCTTCTAGTTAAATCgtaatcaattcttttatcttcaacttttttttggatattatttgattgacTAATTAATGAACGTAATGTAGTCAATAAAggtttattgaatttagatttaatcaattgatcttGACCTAATCTTGCATTGGCAATCttgtttaaatttgaagaatacAAATCTAATCCTTTAATCAATGGGTCTTGAGATTTATCACTAGTCAAAATTGAAGCATCAGTGGCTCTACTTAATGCATGATACAATGTTTTAGGAGCTTTAAATTCACCAGTATTAGGATTGATCAATGCTGCTTGAGCTTCAGCAGTGGTAGTAGCTTTGGCAACATTGGAAACTCTAGTGGTGATATTCTTACCAAATTCTGTAAAACTTTCTTGAACATTAGTTGGATAATCATAactttcattttcataattAGTAGTGATTTTCAAAACATTCTTGTataattgttcaatattGTTACATTTATTGGCCAACTCTATATATTCCGATGGTAATTGACTAATATCATCTTGTTTGATGTTCCccattttttcttgaacTAATCTTGAAGTTCTTTGAGCTAATGGAACAACTTCTTTGTTGAATTCAGTAGTGATTTTATCACCAAAAGATTTTAAATCCTTTGTAAAATTGGAGAAATTGAATGACATTGGGATTGATTAATTAGTATAGtttagtggtggtggtgggaGTGGTGGTGtaagttgttgtttaagAAACTGTTGGTTGATAATGaaaccaaacaaacaaacaaaaaaaaagaaaaccaaactctaaattaaaatctctctcacaattttttttttcttcctttctTCGGGtgtaaatttgattgatcCACACGCACACACAAATTCTCTCTTGGTAAAAGCATCCTCCCATTAAAGTAATCAAAACAACTTATATTATATGATATCATTCACATATATAATAACTGACCTATTTGAActaaatatttcaaaaaaattactgATAGCATTCAGAATGATTTCATGGAGACTAGTGTATGGCATTTTATTTCCTTGTTCTTTACACAAACTATTGAAATATCTCAAATCTAACTGGTtacaaaatataataaattgtaaatGGAAAACTAACCTTTTAATACTCTAAGCCATTGGTAAAGAATTCATAAACTGCATCAGTCAATCTTTTCCCACTTTCAagaatttcttcatcattattagcAAGAGCATAACATAATCTAAAAAAATTGCTTCTATCTTTACTAAACTCTAAATCAACCGTCATATTATATCCTGCAACAACCAACACCCCATGagaaatcaatttccataataataatttcattttttgtaaaacatcaacatctttTGGTAAATTAACTTTAAAAGTAACAAACATACCAGCTTTAGGGTCAATAACATCAACATACCCCTTTTTATAAGCTTGtgattcaaaaattgaatataacaataaatcTTTTCTATAAGAATAATTCGATCTCATCTTTAAAATCCATTCCAACCATCCATCAACACCTTTAAAGTTTTCTTGAATAACATTATTAACAATAGTTTGTGTTAAACCCAGGGCACCACGATTAACAACATCACTATAATTCTTAACTGCCTCAATTACTTTTTTGTgaccaacaacaaatccTAATCTTAAACCTGGGGCAAATAACTTGGAAAATGTCTCAACTCTAAATACTCTACCAGTAGTATCTAATTCAAGATAAGACGGAGTcaaatgatttttcaaataatcatcaattgtAAGATCATTCTTTAACTCATTAATGTTACCACCAGCTATATTTGgtttttcatattttggCAATGTCAAGTATCCATAAGGATCGTCTTCAATAATGGCAAAATCATGTTTGACTGCCAAATCATATACTTTCTTTCTAAATTCTAAAGATTGGGTGAATCCAGTTGGATTTTGTCCAGTAGCAATAGTATATAATGCCTTTGGTTTAGGTAAATTTGGATAATATTTCCCCCAATTCTCTAATAGGTCAACAAATTCATCTAAATCAATCCCATCggaatcattatcaaaattgattttcacGGGGACAGCCTTAGCACCAGTATTATCCAGAAATCTTAAAAATGGACTAAAAGTAAACTCTTCTACCAAGATAACATCACCATCATCCAAAAATGCATCGGCAGCTTTATTTAATCCATCACTGGCACCAGAAGTTATGAAAACATTCCAATCGTCATAATTTGGTTTATGTGTCCGAATGATAAAATCTCTTGCAAATTGTAATAATGGTGCATGTCCTTCAACAGCAGCATATTGTAATCCTCTAgctaaatcaattaattttggaTCAGTAGTATGTCTACTGATGTGTACGGTTGACTGTTGTTCGTGTATATTTGGAGGTGGAGTTTTGGTTTGATGACCGTTCTCGGACCCGTTCAATGATGAAGGGGGTTTTGAGGCTGATGGGATTTTTTGGAATGGAAAATCAACTAAATTGACAtctattgaatcaattgggAAAAACCCATGATTAGGCATACCATAAGATAATGCCAAGGGCTTTGCATGAGGCTTGAAATTTGCTGGAGGCTTATCAGATGGAGCATTAGTAAAATGTAACGAGGTTCTTCCAGCAGCTCGTTTAGAAATTAAATGAGAAGGATCAGACATATCTTGGTGTAAAGCAAACTTTTAAGGaagaagtgaaaaaaaaaaaagatgaagaagaagaagaataaaacATAACAATTGTAATTAAACGAAACTATTTATAGATCTATTGTTGATTACTAATGACAGTCGTCTTTCGTATCGGGGCGACGCCACATAGTTTAATATTATCAGTTTGTTTATGTTTTATGCGCAATAATTAATCCACAACggaaaaatattgattccACAACGATCGAGGGGCCAATCGGGtttataaattcaataacaacagcaccaccaccagcacCACCACCTACGATGTTCTGTGCATACAATCTTCTTTTACATATTTATTCACAATAAGATATtacaattgtttttttgttataaACCCATATCTGCATCAtctatattattataaccAATGgcatcaccatcaccatcaccaccaccgtCATCCTCATCATCTAAATAGGTTATTTCTTTACAAGCTTTATATTCATCTATTATAGATTTGACACTTTCACGGGATTCATTAAACATTTCCATCACTTCatgttcttcttcaacaCTACTATAATACCTATTAAGATAAGCTTTTCtcttaattaataaatcaaattgttttaaaatttttgtGAAAACATCTATCATTGAAGTATTGTTTGTTACCTGAATACCTTCCAAATTggtatttttcaaatatggAGATTTTTTCCCATGAACAACTAGTACTGATCGAGCTACCCAAGGTACAAATGAGATTCTTTGTTGTGATTTCAATATCCCTTTACGAATCTCACGTTGATCTAAATTATCTCCAATAAGGTAATTTAACATACTGATATAGGCTGTATCACCACTAACACGATTAGTTTTATATCGATCATTGGACAATTCCAATAACATATCATATTCGTTCAAATAATTATGTTTTTGAGTACTGAAGGGAGCTATTGAACTTGTCAAGAACTTCAAATCTGGTGTCGGTATCAAATTCGAAACAATGGACTCCATTGAACTATACATATAACCAGGAAATCTCAAAGGATTTGACACCGACGCAGAAACTAAGGCAATTAATTTGTTGGCTCCTAAAAACATGTCGTTATCGTCATGTTggatattgttattattgttattattgttgttgttaaataatatattttcaattctattCAATGAATCATTGTGGAAAACAAAAGTGGCATCACTATAATCGATTAATCTTTTCAAAGTTAAAATGGTATTATAAGGTTGTACAACAACATCAGATGTATCTTCATTAGATGGGAATATGGAAAAAgtgtttaataatttcttatGACCATATCTGTCACTTATCACTTCTAACATTTTTGACCCTACTCCAGACCCAGTTCCTCCAGCTACACTatgaaataattgaaaattagaTAGATTGTCACATTTATCAACTTCTcgatcaattaaattaagcaaggtttcttcttcctctgTACCGTATTTATATCCATTTATCCAATTATTTGCTGCACCATTCCCCTGATTACTCAAATGAACATTACGAGGGTTAAACATAGGTAAAGAAGATGTGCTTTTTGCAATAACTGATGGTTCCATATCTATCAAAATGGACCTTGGGGTATATGTATTAGAATCCGAAAGAGTGAAAAAAAGCTCTGGATGGTCATTACGATACTTCCCATTGGTCCTGGATTGTGGTGAATATTGTTGAGGTGATGATCCTGAATTATTAAGTTCTTGTAGTTGCAAATCATTGATATCTTTAGGATAAGGTGTTGAAGAACCATCTGATTGTATTCCATGTTCTGTTGCTAATTGTTGCCAGTATTGTAATCCAACTTGATTACCACATTGACCCACTTGCAATGTAATCGTCTCactaaattaaaacaaaaaggtTAGTATTACGGATACATTCAATAAACATAAAAAGGtatttctcttttttttttttttgtagaCTATTACTTACCCAGGcatattgttgatgattgaAAGTTGAGTACGCGTATTTGAATTACTGCTTTGTTTACACTTTGGtgatgattttttcttACATTTTTTCGTTTTGGTTGAGGGAGAggtttttttaattttgctTCAAATCCTATCACGTGACCAACATAtggaattgttgatattacGAAACAACCCGAAGTTTGCCctgtcaaaaaaaacactGTATGCTAAATCCTTCAAGTTTCCCCAATTTCATTTACGATCAAATAAaagatttatatataaCAGATAGGTTGTTTTTTATTCTACCAAACGTATAAATgatataaattataataaacaaaatgtgaagaaaataaaaaaaaaaaaaataaagggggttttcaaacaaacaatgATTAAGATATTAAGGAACAAACAGTCAATATTCTTTCTAATGTCTAGCCTGTGAATCACCATGAAATATAACTATTCGGAAGgggaaggaaaaaaaaaattaaaccaacaactaattataatataaacaagatgatgaataatatcaaatctGTTTCAACAAAATGGTAGCATCAGTATGTCAAAACAATCTGTCCAGCAGTAACTTGTTAGGTATGGAGATAAATAGTGTTTCCGAATAAATGGTTgattgtaataataaaatgtaATGAATATGAGAATTGACCataaaccaaatcaatgtcataaaaaaataagaacTGTTCCTTCTTCCCAATCATCAAAGAAGGGGGGTTAATCAACTTGATGCTTCCCTTGACTTTTTaccgaaaaaaaaaaaaaacataaaatAAAGTAGAAGAATAAACTTGCAATGATAGAACCAAcgatgaaaataaaaaaaatgaaaagtgaaagtaaaagtaaaataaaaccaataatTAACTGAATTCATATCCAGATAAAAACATGAAAGTTATGAATTTTTAGTTAGCAACCAGCTTAGTAGTTtcttctcttcttctttttacAGGTAATTGGACCACTTGAACCAGTAGGAGATGGTATTGAAACAGTGGCAGAACCAGTTGGAGAAGTCTTTAAAGATGAAGTTGGAGTGGCATTTTGACATTTACCAAAAGCAGCAGCCAATGCATTAACAACGACTGATTTCAAAGTGTCAAAGTTTAAGAAAGCTTGGAAAAGAGATGGGATCAAACCAGAATCAGCCAAGGCATCAATAAGTTGACCAAGAGTGATAgctttttcatcaattaattctttgatCAAGTCACCACCAAAAGTGTAAAATTGatcatcaacaaccaaaGCTTCAACAACTTGATTAGCTAAACCAGAACTTTTCAATGATTCCATCAAAGAAGTAAGGACATCTTGACCATCTCTAGCATAAATTGGTTCTGGTGCGCTTTCAACCATAATTTCTCTCTTGGCAGCAGCCATTTTAGAGGACACAGTGTTGGCATTAAGACCTAAAGCATTACCAATAAGGTTTGGTAAACTGGCAAGTTTGTCTAAAATGGCTTTATAAATGTAAGCATAGAATTGACAATCGTTAATCAAATCCTTGATAACATCAACGGCTAAACCAGAATCattcaatgatttcaataaaGTACCCAAATTAATGTAACCATTCTTAATAGCACCAACAATAACATCTACGGCAATTTTAGACAAAGTTGGATCActaatgaaatatttaaGAATACCTGGAGCTAAGTTGGTGTTTTTGATGGCAGTCAAGACATCAGTGACAATTTGGTTTTCTCTTTTCGTCATTTCTTCTTGAGACATGAGATCTCTTTTAGCATTGTAATGTTGTAAGTTGGCTAAGGCACTGTTGACAATATTGGTTTCTCTAACAGTCAATTGAGTGACTTTCACTTGAGCGTCGGCAGCTGGGGCTGCGGCAACAGATGAGATAGCAGCTAAAACTAAAGTGGCAGTGGCGAAATCTAACTTCATAGCGAATGGTTAATAGATAAACGGGAAAACAAGGGGTTGTTGGTTAtgataaaaagaaaaataaaataaaaagattatttgaattggCAAAAAAGGGGGCAGGATCtgaattatatttatatttgtttgaAGAGAAAACTCAAGAATCATGAGAAGCTATAGAGCAAACGTGCCGCCAGATAACTTAGAGACCCCGACCCCCTCCCCCGTcttaaaattaaattatataacCAAGTTAGGTAATTCTTTGATTAAGGATATACTTTTGTGTATGGAGATTGTTGATGGTTaagaaataatgaaaagTCAAGAGgtctattattattgaagaagagagaaaaagaaatgattgCAAAAAATTTCCATTTACTAAACGTTTAGTATTTTGCGTAAGTTTCCCAATTTGGTAGGGAAATTTTTGGCTTTCCCAAaacggaaaaaaaaatattattctCTTCTTCACTTTTACTTTTGGTTTGGACTTTTGATTTGGCCCTTTGGCTTTAttataacaacaatgataattattcaatgaGAACAATTGTTTTAGAAGGTCAGGGTCAAAAAAATACCAGAAGGCTTGGAAAGAGATTTTGGTGTTTggataaattgataattcttgTAACATGATTTGGGTTTACAGACattgttttgattgtttgttCAAGAAGAAGGAACCCTGTTTTTGCAGGCGGCTTTGTAAGAAATAACCAACAATAGCAAAACAATGTTTGTTTCCGGGGGGAAGTTATTACGAACAGACCAAAAAGTAATTTATATCCCAGTTGAGTAACAATTGAATctttaaaatatttctcCTCCCTCGCAAAAGATAcacaacaattttttcttctc is a window from the Candida dubliniensis CD36 chromosome 4, complete sequence genome containing:
- a CDS encoding Golgi vesicle protein, putative (Similar to S. cerevisiae GVP36), which codes for MSFNFSNFTKDLKSFGDKITTEFNKEVVPLAQRTSRLVQEKMGNIKQDDISQLPSEYIELANKCNNIEQLYKNVLKITTNYENESYDYPTNVQESFTEFGKNITTRVSNVAKATTTAEAQAALINPNTGEFKAPKTLYHALSRATDASILTSDKSQDPLIKGLDLYSSNLNKIANARLGQDQLIKSKFNKPLLTTLRSLISQSNNIQKKVEDKRIDYDLTRSNLASCTNPQKEPKLRVDMENAEDEFANTVEDAINIMQNVLENAKPLEEFLELIKAQLAYHKLATELLDGMVKDFEELIDEQQKLSGSATSGRESGDFDI
- a CDS encoding aromatic amino acid aminotransferase, putative (Similar to S. cerevisiae ARO9;~In S. cerevisiae: catalyzes the first step of tryptophan, phenylalanine, and tyrosine catabolism), which translates into the protein MSDPSHLISKRAAGRTSLHFTNAPSDKPPANFKPHAKPLALSYGMPNHGFFPIDSIDVNLVDFPFQKIPSASKPPSSLNGSENGHQTKTPPPNIHEQQSTVHISRHTTDPKLIDLARGLQYAAVEGHAPLLQFARDFIIRTHKPNYDDWNVFITSGASDGLNKAADAFLDDGDVILVEEFTFSPFLRFSDNTGAKAVPVKINFDNDSDGIDLDEFVDLLENWGKYYPNLPKPKALYTIATGQNPTGFTQSLEFRKKVYDLAVKHDFAIIEDDPYGYLTLPKYEKPNIAGGNINELKNDLTIDDYLKNHLTPSYLELDTTGRVFRVETFSKLFAPGLRLGFVVGHKKVIEAVKNYSDVVNRGASGLTQTIVNNVIQENFKGVDGWLEWILKMRSNYSYRKDLLLYSIFESQAYKKGYVDVIDPKAGMFVTFKVNLPKDVDVLQKMKLLLWKLISHGVLVVAGYNMTVDLEFSKDRSNFFRLCYALANNDEEILESGKRLTDAVYEFFTNGLEY
- the TUB4 gene encoding gamma-tubulin, putative (In S. cerevisiae: involved in nucleating microtubules from both the cytoplasmic and nuclear faces of the spindle pole body;~spliced gene), which translates into the protein MPGETITLQVGQCGNQVGLQYWQQLATEHGIQSDGSSTPYPKDINDLQLQELNNSGSSPQQYSPQSRTNGKYRNDHPELFFTLSDSNTYTPRSILIDMEPSVIAKSTSSLPMFNPRNVHLSNQGNGAANNWINGYKYGTEEEETLLNLIDREVDKCDNLSNFQLFHSVAGGTGSGVGSKMLEVISDRYGHKKLLNTFSIFPSNEDTSDVVVQPYNTILTLKRLIDYSDATFVFHNDSLNRIENILFNNNNNNNNNNIQHDDNDMFLGANKLIALVSASVSNPLRFPGYMYSSMESIVSNLIPTPDLKFLTSSIAPFSTQKHNYLNEYDMLLELSNDRYKTNRVSGDTAYISMLNYLIGDNLDQREIRKGILKSQQRISFVPWVARSVLVVHGKKSPYLKNTNLEGIQVTNNTSMIDVFTKILKQFDLLIKRKAYLNRYYSSVEEEHEVMEMFNESRESVKSIIDEYKACKEITYLDDEDDGGGDGDGDAIGYNNIDDADMGL